The genomic interval AAAAGAGACCGCCTTCAGGCAGAATATTACCCCGGATACATTGACCCTGCATGCTGACCGCGGTTCTTCAATGCGGTCTGATACGGTTGCTCAGTTGCTCGTAAATTTAGGAGTTTCTAAAACCCACTCCAGACCGCATGTTTCAAACGATAATCCCTATTCAGAATCTGCTTTTAAAACATTAAAATATCGCCCTGATTTTCCTGAAAGATTTGGATGTGTTGAACATGCCAGGGCACATTGCAG from Chitinivibrio alkaliphilus ACht1 carries:
- a CDS encoding integrase core domain-containing protein; the encoded protein is MTLHADRGSSMRSDTVAQLLVNLGVSKTHSRPHVSNDNPYSESAFKTLKYRPDFPERFGCVEHARAHCRRFFTWYNTKHYHCGIEMFTPEQVHYGTWKKVYNIRLEALQKARERTPERFVKGTPALRKIPADVWI